In Candidatus Binatia bacterium, one DNA window encodes the following:
- a CDS encoding fused MFS/spermidine synthase, whose amino-acid sequence MNSPAAQTSLGFRGRAMVGACFLASGMGSLALEVVWTRELRLVFGSTTLAASTILVAYMLGLGLGGLAGGRVAGRLRDGVRAYGWIEMAIGAYALAVPWLLTWLPTLDREVLYGMGFWPAALCRFVVVLLLLLVPTVLMGATLPIVVEALVRRDARIAASTGLLYGLNTLGAVAGVFLATFVLFPTLGLTRTNWFGALLDLGVGAVALLVVAPLVDRSGATPSAASVGVAPVRAAHGGERALPTWVLLVTYATVGFTALLYEVAWTRALAVVLGSSIYAFASMLGAFLAGIALGSLLFRRWIERTAAPLALLEGGMVALALLGLATTLALPHLPTLLLAWIEWSGLGSTHLTEAQVVLSVLAMLPPTLVLGGLFPLVTRLVASGTGDAGDAVGKVYFANTLGSASGAFATGFVLIPLLGLRDTLALGGALNLAAAGALLLASRRTQPTQRGLAWAALGAAALLLVVPIPFDHVALTRGVFRTPDSALDFGLESQPLDGVPGNELLFYRDGLNTTVSVEREGGIVMLRVNGKIDASSLGDMPTQVLLGEVPMLFGPPAKKVLVIGYASGVTVGSVARHPGVERIDAVEIEPAIIEASRFFDAQSGRPLDDPRVRLILDDARTHLASTPEKYDVIVSEPSNPWMSGVANLFTCEFFAIAKRALAPGGRLLQWVQLYSLEPDALYSILAALHEQFAYVYAFAHSDLNPDLLLLATDRPLTRDDLPRWENLPESVRADLERVGTFSTMDLWSLVRLLPADTAKLAARAKVVNTDDNLHIELGTPWMLHEETVRPNWSAFSEVAPQGVLPLLRAVGEPLDAETLGALALSYAQRRAATEVATKLLRDATREGRAGHAIAAAVVIARALDKDGRLALDDQIASLDEALTIAPGAPEILQLRAELALSDERWADALRDAEEALARDPGATRAQGMRVHALVGLGRYEEARAALTPLLASSLVAFDPELLQHDGRLALYTGRPDEARAALERYLLAENANWVEGWLLLAQAYDALGRADDAERARRNAERTQHNHAVLLHRQARAAIWRGDETSGESLLRMVLTLDPDNATAQADLAALSSRRGS is encoded by the coding sequence GTGAACTCGCCAGCAGCGCAGACGTCGCTCGGGTTCCGCGGTCGCGCGATGGTCGGCGCGTGCTTCCTCGCCTCGGGGATGGGGAGCCTCGCGCTCGAGGTGGTGTGGACGCGCGAGCTCCGCCTCGTCTTCGGGTCGACGACCCTCGCGGCGAGCACGATCCTCGTCGCTTACATGCTCGGGCTCGGCCTGGGCGGCCTCGCCGGCGGCCGCGTCGCCGGCCGGCTGCGCGACGGCGTGCGCGCCTACGGCTGGATCGAGATGGCGATCGGCGCCTACGCGCTCGCCGTGCCGTGGCTGCTCACTTGGCTGCCGACGCTCGACCGCGAGGTGCTCTACGGCATGGGGTTCTGGCCGGCGGCGCTGTGCCGCTTCGTGGTCGTGCTGCTGCTTCTCCTCGTGCCGACGGTGCTGATGGGCGCGACCCTGCCGATCGTCGTCGAGGCGCTGGTGCGGCGCGACGCACGGATCGCCGCGAGCACCGGGCTGCTCTACGGGCTCAACACGCTGGGCGCCGTGGCCGGCGTCTTCCTCGCGACCTTCGTCCTCTTCCCGACGCTCGGGCTCACGCGCACCAACTGGTTCGGCGCGCTGCTCGACCTCGGCGTCGGGGCGGTCGCGCTGCTCGTGGTGGCGCCGCTCGTCGACCGCTCCGGCGCAACACCTTCTGCGGCGTCTGTTGGCGTCGCTCCCGTGCGTGCCGCGCACGGCGGGGAGCGCGCGCTGCCGACCTGGGTCCTGCTCGTGACCTACGCGACGGTCGGCTTCACCGCGCTGCTCTACGAGGTCGCGTGGACGCGCGCGCTGGCCGTCGTGCTCGGCTCCTCGATCTACGCGTTCGCGTCGATGCTCGGCGCGTTCCTCGCCGGCATCGCGCTCGGCAGCCTGCTCTTCCGGCGCTGGATCGAGCGCACCGCGGCACCGCTCGCGCTCCTCGAAGGCGGCATGGTCGCGCTCGCGCTCCTCGGGCTCGCGACGACGCTCGCGCTGCCGCACCTGCCGACGCTGCTGCTCGCCTGGATCGAGTGGAGCGGCCTCGGCAGCACGCACCTCACCGAGGCGCAGGTCGTGCTGTCGGTGCTCGCGATGCTGCCGCCGACGCTCGTGCTGGGCGGCCTGTTCCCGCTCGTCACGCGTCTCGTCGCGAGCGGCACGGGCGACGCCGGCGACGCGGTCGGCAAGGTGTACTTCGCGAACACCCTCGGCTCCGCGAGCGGCGCGTTCGCGACCGGCTTCGTGCTGATCCCGCTGCTCGGGCTGCGCGACACGCTTGCGCTCGGCGGCGCGCTGAACCTCGCCGCGGCGGGCGCGCTGCTGCTCGCTTCGCGACGCACGCAGCCAACGCAGCGCGGCCTCGCGTGGGCCGCGCTCGGCGCCGCGGCGCTGCTGCTCGTCGTGCCGATCCCGTTCGACCACGTCGCGCTGACGCGCGGCGTGTTCCGCACGCCCGACAGCGCGCTCGACTTCGGACTCGAGTCGCAACCCCTCGACGGCGTGCCGGGCAACGAGCTGCTCTTCTACCGCGACGGCCTGAACACGACGGTCTCGGTCGAGCGCGAGGGCGGCATCGTCATGCTGCGCGTCAATGGCAAGATCGACGCCTCGAGCCTCGGCGACATGCCGACGCAGGTGCTGCTCGGCGAGGTGCCGATGCTGTTCGGCCCGCCGGCGAAGAAGGTGCTGGTGATCGGCTACGCGTCGGGCGTGACGGTCGGCTCGGTCGCGCGCCATCCGGGCGTCGAGCGCATCGACGCCGTCGAGATCGAGCCGGCGATCATCGAAGCCTCGCGCTTCTTCGACGCGCAGAGCGGGCGGCCGCTCGACGATCCGCGCGTGCGTCTCATCCTGGACGACGCGCGCACGCACCTCGCCTCGACGCCCGAGAAGTACGACGTCATCGTGTCCGAGCCGTCGAACCCCTGGATGAGCGGGGTCGCGAACCTGTTCACGTGCGAGTTCTTCGCGATCGCGAAGCGTGCGCTGGCGCCGGGCGGACGCCTCCTGCAGTGGGTGCAGCTCTACTCGCTCGAGCCGGACGCGCTGTACTCGATCCTCGCGGCGCTGCACGAGCAGTTCGCGTACGTCTACGCCTTCGCGCACTCCGATCTGAATCCCGACCTGCTGCTGCTCGCGACCGACCGTCCGCTGACGCGCGACGACCTGCCGCGCTGGGAGAACCTGCCGGAGAGCGTGCGCGCCGACCTCGAGCGCGTCGGCACGTTCTCCACCATGGACCTGTGGAGCCTCGTGCGCTTGCTTCCTGCCGACACCGCGAAGCTCGCCGCGAGAGCGAAGGTCGTCAACACCGACGACAACCTGCACATCGAGCTCGGCACGCCGTGGATGCTGCACGAGGAGACCGTGCGGCCGAACTGGAGCGCGTTCTCCGAGGTCGCGCCGCAGGGCGTGCTGCCGCTGCTGCGCGCGGTCGGCGAGCCGCTCGACGCGGAGACCCTCGGCGCGCTCGCGCTGTCCTACGCGCAGCGCCGCGCGGCGACCGAGGTCGCGACGAAGCTGCTGCGCGACGCGACCCGCGAGGGGCGCGCGGGACACGCGATCGCGGCCGCGGTCGTGATCGCGCGCGCGCTCGACAAGGACGGCCGCCTCGCGCTCGACGACCAGATCGCGTCGCTCGACGAGGCGCTCACGATCGCGCCCGGCGCGCCGGAGATCCTGCAGCTGCGCGCCGAGCTGGCGCTCTCGGACGAGCGCTGGGCGGACGCGCTGCGCGACGCCGAGGAGGCGCTGGCGCGCGATCCCGGCGCGACCCGCGCGCAGGGCATGCGCGTGCACGCGCTGGTCGGCCTCGGCCGCTACGAGGAGGCGCGCGCGGCGCTGACGCCGCTGCTCGCTTCGTCGCTCGTCGCGTTCGATCCCGAGCTGCTGCAGCACGACGGACGCCTCGCGCTCTACACCGGGCGTCCCGACGAGGCGCGCGCCGCGCTCGAGCGCTACCTGCTCGCCGAGAACGCCAACTGGGTCGAGGGCTGGCTGCTGCTCGCGCAAGCGTATGACGCGCTCGGCCGCGCCGACGACGCGGAGCGCGCGCGGCGCAATGCCGAGCGCACGCAGCACAACCACGCCGTCCTGCTGCACCGTCAAGCACGCGCCGCGATCTGGCGCGGCGACGAGACGAGCGGCGAGAGCCTGCTGCGCATGGTCTTGACGCTCGATCCGGACAACGCGACCGCGCAGGCCGATCTGGCGGCGCTCAGCTCGCGGCGCGGCTCTTGA
- a CDS encoding glycosyltransferase has translation MRIAVVVHGYPPLEAAGVELVAKEQADALAARGHEVSVFARTLDPAREDGAWSDDVVDGVPVRRVVSNYAPRTPFREYYDNHRFDDAFRTFLRERRPDVVHAQHLILFSPNLLAIAREEGCAVVLSLHDAFYLCHRIFLLDHEERRCPGPDAGARCVACLADVGGSEDARHRFDYMARMLAVPDALVAPSQALARRYASELPFLEGRIVVVDPGLARVPARVERARGARDRVRFLFIGTWLPHKGLDLLLDALRALDLERWELAVYGAPVYGHEEWLERLRAATRELPVNWRGAFAPNELDAVLGASDVLVLPSRCDESYSRVVREARAAGLAVVAPATGGPADALRDGVDALLVPPCDVAALTKVLARLTDDAALRERLASAPARWPTVAEAAERLEHVYQDALARRASRVRDGRPAPTKVTVAYVTKNGAEWLDESLRMVRAQEGPFELVEILAVDSGSTDGTLELLARHDVHTIRIPPEEFGHGRTRNLAAREATGDVVVFLTQDASPANSGWLAPLVRALEDDPLLAGVWSRHEPRPGCHPMEWRNLVEFPLFRDTPTGLRVSSARGNPDYAAHPEIYYWFSNNSSAFRRDVLLRWPFPDVEFAEDQAWARLVLEAGFRTALVGDSLILHSHAYSPWTNLQRNFDHARAMAEDLGQSDDLTLSEAVRAALRETRRDVAFWARFRNRTRLRVAVRWGAIALAYHLGAFVGRWLGPRAVHLPEALMGRLSLHERLRAG, from the coding sequence GTGCGGATCGCGGTGGTGGTGCACGGATACCCGCCGCTCGAAGCCGCCGGCGTCGAGCTGGTCGCGAAGGAGCAGGCGGACGCGCTCGCGGCGCGCGGCCACGAGGTGTCGGTGTTCGCCCGCACGCTGGATCCCGCACGCGAGGACGGCGCCTGGTCCGACGACGTGGTCGACGGCGTGCCGGTGCGCCGCGTGGTGAGCAACTACGCGCCGCGCACGCCGTTTCGCGAGTACTACGACAATCACCGCTTCGACGACGCGTTTCGCACCTTTCTGCGCGAGCGTCGTCCCGACGTGGTGCACGCGCAGCACCTCATCCTGTTCTCGCCGAACCTGCTCGCGATCGCGCGCGAGGAGGGCTGCGCCGTCGTGCTGTCGCTGCACGACGCGTTCTACCTCTGTCACCGCATCTTCCTGCTCGATCACGAGGAGCGGCGCTGCCCCGGGCCGGACGCCGGCGCGCGCTGCGTCGCGTGCCTCGCGGACGTCGGCGGCAGCGAGGATGCGCGCCATCGCTTCGACTACATGGCGCGCATGCTCGCCGTGCCCGACGCGCTGGTGGCGCCGTCGCAGGCGCTCGCGCGGCGCTACGCGAGCGAGCTGCCGTTTCTCGAGGGGCGGATCGTGGTCGTCGATCCGGGGCTCGCGCGCGTGCCGGCGCGGGTCGAGCGCGCGCGCGGTGCGCGTGATCGCGTGCGCTTCCTCTTCATCGGCACCTGGCTGCCGCACAAGGGGCTCGACCTGCTGCTCGATGCGCTGCGTGCGCTCGACTTAGAGCGCTGGGAGCTCGCGGTGTACGGCGCGCCCGTGTACGGGCACGAGGAGTGGCTCGAGCGGCTGCGCGCGGCGACGCGCGAGCTGCCGGTTAACTGGCGCGGCGCGTTCGCGCCGAACGAGCTCGACGCCGTGCTCGGCGCTTCCGACGTCCTCGTGCTGCCGTCGCGCTGCGACGAGTCGTACTCGCGGGTCGTCCGCGAAGCGCGGGCAGCCGGCCTCGCGGTGGTCGCGCCCGCGACCGGAGGACCGGCGGACGCGCTGCGCGACGGCGTCGACGCGCTGCTCGTGCCGCCGTGCGACGTCGCTGCGCTCACCAAGGTGCTCGCGCGTCTGACCGACGACGCCGCGCTGCGCGAGCGCCTCGCGTCCGCGCCCGCGCGCTGGCCGACGGTCGCGGAAGCCGCCGAGCGTCTCGAGCACGTCTATCAGGACGCGCTCGCGCGTCGCGCGTCACGCGTGCGCGACGGTCGCCCCGCGCCCACGAAGGTCACGGTCGCCTACGTCACGAAGAACGGCGCCGAGTGGCTGGACGAATCGCTGCGCATGGTGCGCGCGCAGGAGGGGCCGTTCGAGCTCGTCGAGATCCTCGCCGTCGACTCGGGCTCGACCGACGGCACGCTCGAGCTGCTCGCGCGCCACGACGTGCACACGATCCGCATCCCGCCCGAGGAGTTCGGCCACGGCCGGACGCGCAACCTCGCGGCGCGCGAGGCGACCGGTGACGTCGTCGTATTCTTGACGCAGGACGCGTCGCCCGCGAACTCCGGCTGGCTCGCGCCGCTCGTGCGCGCGCTCGAGGACGATCCGCTGCTCGCCGGGGTGTGGAGCCGTCACGAGCCGCGTCCGGGGTGCCATCCGATGGAGTGGCGCAACCTCGTCGAGTTCCCGCTGTTCCGCGACACCCCGACCGGGCTGCGCGTGTCCTCGGCGCGCGGCAACCCCGACTACGCCGCGCACCCCGAGATCTACTACTGGTTCTCGAACAACAGCTCGGCGTTCCGCCGCGACGTGCTGCTGCGCTGGCCGTTTCCCGATGTCGAGTTCGCCGAGGATCAGGCGTGGGCGCGGCTCGTGCTCGAAGCGGGCTTTCGCACGGCGCTGGTCGGAGATTCCCTGATCCTGCACTCGCACGCGTACTCGCCGTGGACCAACTTGCAGCGCAACTTCGATCACGCGCGCGCCATGGCGGAGGACCTCGGACAGTCGGACGACTTGACGCTGTCCGAAGCGGTGCGCGCGGCGCTGCGCGAGACGCGACGCGACGTCGCCTTCTGGGCGCGCTTCCGCAACCGGACGCGGCTGCGGGTCGCCGTGCGCTGGGGCGCGATCGCGCTCGCGTACCACCTCGGCGCGTTCGTCGGACGCTGGCTCGGTCCGCGCGCCGTGCACCTGCCCGAAGCGTTGATGGGTCGCTTGTCGCTGCACGAGCGCTTGCGCGCCGGCTGA
- a CDS encoding glycosyltransferase has protein sequence MTPRATILIPSFNHAPYVVEAVRSALAQTEPDVEVLVIDDGSTDDSLARLAELRDPRLQVFAQANMGLSRTLNRGLELARARWVKFLPSDDALEPECIARELAAAEADPRIGVVFALPLVVDAAGAPLADPAPQAWFDVTVGGRDDMLRGLLERNFLCAPSALFARERARAVGGFDPSLVVAQDYDLWLKILADAEAVLLQERLVRVRWHGANQSAHVTPATEAERARVVVGALERLGLERWIELFRDRDAAAGEDAERRARHALAAALERASLHELAPYVQRLRDDAVSPPDAAGVSAPGVASAAAAVTPAAPRPHALPPHASRTTAPVVARERPSLVARLGRLVARLVRGDRSRARDHGDGAEPPAPTIPPGPRVERWIVAGHAAKEGAPSRGERLARALAAAGVEVTWVPHAEAARNDVQPARAGALRVEPWNLARLRALLQDHDARVRLVLQTVDAEAVALAREARLRGVRVLYDKTEAAAALTSWADVETERALVEAADDLVGASRPLVKQLAVHRRPVHLLPDPADDAGWSALAASLRSVTARPTVAVVVIFGADTTVADVAECLGAVVTPADGPLRVVAIDDGVSDAVLEDLDAREERRELQLLRNPRRGPASARNLALRASGSEMVVLLDARHRAPGPGWLASATARLLGERRLGALVVRGAPGASWAWLAPRAVLARAGGFDEAYDPGTFEDHDLERRLRSLGYEVADWPAPAPRPAPARTIPEAELRRAARHYERRWRVPPPSTSDPARVR, from the coding sequence ATGACGCCGCGCGCGACGATCCTCATCCCGAGCTTCAACCACGCACCGTACGTCGTCGAGGCGGTCCGGAGCGCGCTCGCGCAGACCGAGCCCGACGTCGAGGTGCTGGTCATCGACGACGGCTCGACCGACGACAGCCTCGCGCGGCTCGCCGAGCTCCGCGACCCGCGCTTGCAGGTGTTCGCGCAGGCGAACATGGGTCTGTCGCGCACGCTGAACCGCGGGCTCGAGCTGGCGCGCGCACGCTGGGTCAAGTTCCTGCCGTCGGACGACGCGCTCGAGCCAGAGTGCATCGCGCGCGAGCTCGCGGCGGCGGAGGCGGACCCGCGCATCGGCGTCGTGTTCGCGCTGCCGCTGGTGGTCGACGCGGCGGGCGCGCCGCTCGCGGACCCTGCGCCGCAGGCGTGGTTCGACGTGACGGTCGGCGGGCGCGACGACATGCTGCGCGGCCTCCTCGAGCGCAACTTCCTGTGCGCGCCGTCGGCGCTGTTCGCGCGCGAGCGCGCGCGCGCCGTGGGCGGCTTCGATCCGAGCCTGGTGGTCGCGCAGGACTACGACCTGTGGCTCAAGATCCTCGCCGACGCGGAGGCGGTGCTGCTGCAGGAGCGCCTCGTGCGCGTGCGCTGGCACGGCGCGAACCAGAGCGCGCACGTCACGCCCGCGACCGAGGCCGAGCGCGCGCGCGTCGTGGTCGGTGCGCTCGAGCGTCTCGGGCTCGAGCGCTGGATCGAGCTGTTCCGCGATCGGGACGCGGCCGCGGGCGAAGACGCGGAGCGCCGCGCACGCCACGCGCTCGCCGCGGCGCTCGAGCGCGCGTCTCTGCACGAGCTCGCGCCGTACGTGCAGCGGCTGCGCGACGACGCGGTGAGCCCGCCGGATGCTGCGGGTGTGTCCGCGCCCGGTGTCGCTTCGGCCGCCGCTGCGGTGACGCCGGCCGCGCCTCGGCCGCACGCTCTTCCGCCGCACGCGTCTCGCACGACGGCGCCGGTCGTCGCACGCGAGCGGCCCTCGCTGGTCGCGCGCCTCGGGCGGCTGGTCGCGCGGCTCGTCCGCGGCGACCGCAGCCGAGCTCGTGACCACGGCGACGGCGCCGAGCCTCCGGCGCCGACGATCCCGCCGGGACCGCGCGTCGAGCGCTGGATCGTCGCGGGCCACGCAGCGAAGGAGGGCGCGCCGTCGCGCGGCGAGCGTCTCGCGCGCGCGCTCGCCGCCGCGGGCGTGGAGGTCACCTGGGTGCCGCACGCCGAAGCAGCCCGCAACGACGTCCAGCCCGCGCGTGCCGGCGCGCTACGCGTCGAGCCCTGGAATCTCGCGCGGCTGCGCGCGCTCCTGCAGGACCACGACGCGCGCGTGCGCCTCGTGCTGCAGACGGTCGACGCCGAGGCGGTCGCGCTCGCGCGCGAGGCGCGGCTACGCGGCGTGCGCGTCCTTTATGACAAGACCGAGGCGGCGGCCGCGCTCACCTCGTGGGCCGACGTCGAGACCGAGCGCGCGCTGGTCGAGGCGGCGGACGATCTCGTCGGCGCGTCGCGGCCGCTCGTCAAGCAGCTCGCGGTGCACCGTCGGCCGGTGCACCTGCTGCCCGATCCGGCGGACGACGCGGGCTGGAGCGCGCTCGCGGCGTCGCTGCGCTCGGTGACGGCGCGGCCGACGGTGGCGGTGGTCGTGATCTTCGGCGCCGACACCACCGTCGCGGACGTGGCGGAATGCCTCGGCGCCGTCGTGACCCCGGCGGACGGTCCGCTGCGGGTCGTCGCGATCGACGACGGAGTGAGCGACGCCGTGCTCGAGGATCTCGACGCCCGGGAGGAGCGCCGCGAGCTGCAGCTGCTGCGCAATCCGCGCCGCGGACCGGCGTCGGCGCGGAACCTCGCGCTGCGCGCGAGCGGCAGCGAGATGGTCGTGCTGCTCGACGCGCGCCACCGCGCGCCGGGCCCCGGCTGGCTCGCGTCGGCGACCGCGCGCCTGCTCGGCGAGCGTCGCCTCGGGGCGCTCGTCGTGCGCGGCGCGCCGGGCGCCTCGTGGGCCTGGCTCGCGCCGCGCGCGGTGCTCGCCCGCGCGGGGGGCTTCGACGAGGCCTACGACCCCGGCACGTTCGAGGATCACGACCTCGAGCGCCGGCTGCGTTCACTCGGCTACGAGGTCGCCGACTGGCCCGCCCCCGCGCCGCGGCCGGCTCCCGCACGCACGATCCCCGAGGCGGAGCTCCGTCGCGCCGCGCGACACTACGAACGGCGTTGGCGCGTGCCGCCACCGTCGACGTCCGACCCGGCGCGCGTCCGTTGA